The genomic window ATGAGTCATTGGAGCGAAATCCATTGCGATACGCGATCTCGAAAGGGTATGTCtgtaagaagaaaaattaaagaaatacacGTGTTAGTTATAATCAAAAGCCTTTGACGGCCTCTCTCTTTCGTACAAAGCGGTGGCGAAAGCAAGACTTTTTGACAAAGGGGTCCTATATCAGCGTCTTTTCGGAATCAAGGAGCATACTAGTGTTCTTTTAATCATAATTATTAGACAGGCACCAAAGGAgacccccaccctccccccctctccaTTCGACCTTTTCTCCCTACATTGCGTATAAACAATAAATAACTAATGACCATAAAATTGTAACAATACCAATTACGAATTTGCATGACAGTGTTCGCCTTTGAAGCGACAAGCGTTTCAAACAGTATTTACTCAACAAACTGACTCAATACACAACATCATACGGGATCATGCAAGAGAGACGTATATGtggttattattttttctaatttataATTAAATCATAGTTACCTGAATAGCTTCAGTCTTGTCGAGCTCCCATCCGTCTTGAATCTCTGTGAGTTTCACAGCGATATTGTTACCGCCATTATGTATCGTGCAAGGTTTCTCCTTAGCTGCCTTCCACGAGTCTGGAAAACGTTCTTTGTCTCGTGTTTCAACTCGCTGTAGTATACAAAAAGATTGCGCACAATTATTTCACGGGAAAATCGTTAACATTTGTCGTCTCTGATATGATATTTAAGATTATTTCAATAGAGATGCATCTGAATGAGGCCTGAATGTAGAACAACATTCAGCacttaattgaaatgaaatctGATAACGTCCTCGTTTAACGAGATACATGACTCAAGGAAACTGCGTTGGAGTCTCGAACTTAAGAGCGATCTGGGAAGAGGGAAAGATTTGTTTAACAGTCCTTCATTTTTATCACTCACCTGcgtaaattaaagaaaaaaatctccatatatgaaatttttacagtcaactccaagagaatatcaactgtcGATATTCTCTTGTTGACTATGAATATGACTTCCGGCTAATATTGCCGAAACGTCGGAGACTATATACTAcgggaaaaaaatctttttcagaACTACTTTCTCCCGAATGATCAAACTTCACAATCCGCGTCTAGAACATTGCTGAGCCTAGAAGTATGCAAAACTCTTGCTATACCTACGCATTTAGTATATGGCCTTGCAAATTGTTCATATAGCTCAATTGTTATATTATCCTATCGCGAATTCGGGATAGCTTTGGGTTCGAATTTAGACAGAGACACGCGCAATGATAGGCATCTGTGTATCACCCTTCCTTCAATTCTGAGAACTTTTGTATCCAAAATCGAAGGGGTTATAAGCCTTCTGATCACCTACCTTCTTTGAATCCTCGCTATCACTGTAGATGTAGAACCTGAGATAAATCAAATCGCTTGATGGGCTTGGTCTGCTGAAGAAAACAGTCGCTCTCTTCTTTTTTGATCCACCACATGCAAAAATGCTCCAAAAAGAgaaggtttttgttttaatgtggATGGAATCTTTTTTTACCGTGAACCATGCCTTAGATTGGCCATTTTTCTCCGATGCTGATGGAACCTTTTCCCATTGGATTGTTCCTTTAAAAACATAACTATAATTATAATTGTGCAgtgtatatttttgtttacttaaagCTGATCTATCCATAGCACTGCATTCAGTCTAAATGGGCACAACTGAAAACTTATCCCAATGTCAGAGCGGTAGCTGTGACTAAAAATATTGCCACTCCCCATCACATAATAGTTAAAATGATCACAGAACACCTCTTtccttctttaaatttttttcaagtcatcTATACTTTTGTGGACGCTCATTGGTTTGTTATCTTGTTCTCTTCTTTCCGACCGTGAGCTTAGCCACGCTCCATCGACTGTTTTTGCGCGAAAAGCTTCAGATTGGTATGGTCTTAGACCTTCTTAATACATATGCTAATATCAAGCGTTAGTTTAAAACACCATTTCTAGCTATATTTATGTGTTACGGGAAATATACAGGAGTAACTGATCATGAACTTACCTTTGTCAGAATATTGCTCACATCTGTAAACAGCTATCGAGTCTTTCTTAATCTCGTCAAAGAACAGACAATGTGGAACAGTGATTTCAACCGGCTTGAGCAGGTTGATGTCGTGTGGTCCACACTCAATCACGGGGGAAATTAGCGTCCTATCAGGTGTTTCCGGGATGTCCCGCAATAGAGAGGTTTCGTCATAGACCACTCGGAAGAAAAACTTCTGGTGAGTTCCTTCTGGGACCGTACCACTATCAACTGCAATCGTCACATCGGAATCTGGCGCAGACAACTTCCCACCAGTGCTGTCGAGCGTGGCTTCTGCTTGAGTAAGATATCTTAGCGACCTGTTATCATGAAGTGGCATTTGATAGTTATTAGATTTAGAGCTATAAACCCTCCTCACGTTCTCCAGCACTCTCTCAAACAAGAGGCAGAAGGTTTTGTCACTCCTCAacttttttcattcaactaCTATAATGTATCTCCCAATCacctttttattttgcattctCCTTGGACAGTTGAGTAAAGCTTACAGTCGGTTGAAACGTTTACGCGATGAAAAGTCATAAGTAACACGAGGTCAAGTAATTATTCTAAATAACTGACGAAAttgcaagatgtttttttttcatttttctaagaCGAATAGAAGGAGCATGCGAACGGCTCCAAAAAGTATATTTCAAGTTGACGACAAAGGTTTTAGCCTATTCCACGCGTTCAGTTGGTAAATCAGACCGGAAAGAGGAGAATACGCGATATTGTAGAGGTTTGAGTTGAGTCAGGTCGCCTATGAGACCCGTCTGTATCacacttcctttttttccgcTCTGTACTACTATTGTGCCCACTTTACAACGCGCCCCGTTTaccaaatgatctttgacaaaCCTTTTTCTGATCTCCATGACTCAAATCATCAAATAAACTAGCTTGATGACGTACCTTATGTTGAACACATCAAATACTGTGGTATGATGGACATCAGCGGCTACAATAGTGTTTTCAGAGGGCAGGAAGGTGTGTAGCGTAGGTTGGTTTGAATCAGACTCATGTACGTCAACAGGCACTCCTATGACATTTGCACCCTGCCAGTAACATAAGCAAGTGAATGTGAAAATAGAGCAAATTGTTTAATTCTAGTGTCGAAAGAAATtgtattggttttgttttactctGCACTGTGactggtctagaaaactcgtaCTACcccttcaaccaatcagacgcaaaattaaaaccagtcaGGACTTATTCAGTCGCGATTCCCGCACTTCAGGTAGCATACTTTACTGACTACAATAAGACCAAATGTTAAAGTCAATCTATGCGGACGGAATCAAGACACACCTCTTCAGCCCATGAACCTGCAGCACTTGATATTGATGTGCTATCACAGCAGTCGGATGGCGTCATACAACGCGGACGTCTGCAGTCTAACCGGGGGCAGACAAAGAGGCGCCCTGTCGATAAAATAATTACCATATTAACTTGCACAACGACAGAAATCACTTGACCGACACTTTTAGTGTCAAAAACGATTACTCGGCCTGCGAAGAAGTGGAAACATCTGTCATACTGAGGGCAGTGATGGAAATCTGCTTTGAATGCATGAATCAAGTCCTTTATCCAAGACACATGAATTGCTCTTGAGACAGTGAAATAATACGTCTTCAGAGGAATTTTATCAGTCACAGTTTCCTTAAAAAGCAGAAATCTTACCATTAGTTTTCTTGGAGCGTTTCAGTCGATTGAGTGCCGATGCAACCACTagcacaacaacaacaactactgcAATCACAATCCACTGCCAGTGTTGAGTGTGTGGGAAAATCTCTTGGTCATTTGCAGAGTTCGGCTCGGGAAGCATCATTTCCTTGTCCATGTTGTCGCCCACCACCCCTTCTGTACCTAATTTAAATCCGCCTCCTGAAATGATAATACATATCAAAACCTCCATCACAATACTCAATTAGAACCTAACAGTTGATTTAGGGACAGCATAAGAAACAGAGAATTTAAATCTAACCTTTTTCCTGGGGAGACTTTGTGCTATGCTCCAGCTCTTCGTCCATTCCAAAATCATTAGCGTTGAGAGACTCAGATGACGAAACGGAAGATATCCTACGCGGATTCGCTGTGTCTGTACTGTTGTGACCAGTCTTCTGCGATAAACTTTGAGGAATGTTCCCATCATCTCCTTGCACTTCATGATCTGTTGGGTGTCGCTTGTCGTAAACTGTTTTCTCTGTCTGTGGAGACGACGCAGGCAAACTATCAACGGGAGAAATTATGAGAAATGTTCCCCGTGCAATTGCATCAGTTGGCGTCCTCGACGAGAATAAGCTTGGAGGGGAAGGACTTACAGAATGAACCCCGGGTACGATGAGTTTTCCGTCTGCTTCTTTGTCAGCAACCGGCAATTTGTGTTGAAACTTGGGATTCCTTCTGCCATCAACCCAAGGGTTCTCAGCTCTAAAAACAGTCACACGGTCTTTCGTCTCTTCGTGATGTCTGCTTCTATTGTGGACAAGGTAATctatatgaaaaaagaaaatttttaatccgGGGAAAATCAATAACTCAGAAGATATTTTATGATGATCGCCTCGTGTAATACAACAAAATCACTTGGTTTTAACCCTTACACTTCTCTCATTCAACAACTTGAAGTTTTCCCCTTCTCATCACACTATTCTTAAAGCATAACCTTCAGAGCTAAAACATTTTTCGGAATTAACACCAACTAACGGTCAACTCTCGTAAGTAGACACAAACCATCATACCAAGCACATACGTAATCT from Pocillopora verrucosa isolate sample1 chromosome 8, ASM3666991v2, whole genome shotgun sequence includes these protein-coding regions:
- the LOC131777586 gene encoding uncharacterized protein; the encoded protein is MAHEFMLFAFTLMGFHSSFSLSGTEVPFYPVSPKLINLACKKCPAGFSTVCNQNEQSRCVKCAEGTYSEHASRRGTCKRCARCGLNEFEVLPCTLTSNVVCKECSTCPPGFGVLRPCEKTKDTVCKRCPFDKDGIGIYEDTDCGRGGDYLVHNRSRHHEETKDRVTVFRAENPWVDGRRNPKFQHKLPVADKEADGKLIVPGVHSVSPSPPSLFSSRTPTDAIARGTFLIISPVDSLPASSPQTEKTVYDKRHPTDHEVQGDDGNIPQSLSQKTGHNSTDTANPRRISSVSSSESLNANDFGMDEELEHSTKSPQEKGGGFKLGTEGVVGDNMDKEMMLPEPNSANDQEIFPHTQHWQWIVIAVVVVVVLVVASALNRLKRSKKTNGRLFVCPRLDCRRPRCMTPSDCCDSTSISSAAGSWAEEGANVIGVPVDVHESDSNQPTLHTFLPSENTIVAADVHHTTVFDVFNIRSLRYLTQAEATLDSTGGKLSAPDSDVTIAVDSGTVPEGTHQKFFFRVVYDETSLLRDIPETPDRTLISPVIECGPHDINLLKPVEITVPHCLFFDEIKKDSIAVYRCEQYSDKGTIQWEKVPSASEKNGQSKAWFTVKKDSIHIKTKTFSFWSIFACGGSKKKRATVFFSRPSPSSDLIYLRFYIYSDSEDSKKRVETRDKERFPDSWKAAKEKPCTIHNGGNNIAVKLTEIQDGWELDKTEAIQTYPFEIAYRNGFRSNDSCDFAVKPTEKNVKPFSCVLWFRQEETNKEYTIYLNPGYDLRETIPSSSNEIQPSNDASVIEESLASEGQEECEGSQNIENETITVTADVTGHALRQSSASLGSNDEPVTERHLLCVHQRIARWETVLRYLGLENVRIEVLDAENRTISEKCYQGLLIWMRGERNASTRELCDALQRADCREALDQLSREGLVKEEQAKITDEKNSNNWTTV